Proteins encoded together in one Mycobacterium simiae window:
- a CDS encoding MarR family winged helix-turn-helix transcriptional regulator, translated as MADKMGAAHHDTVGAWAKRCYLAARAAMEDLLRPYDLGATQWYVLYQLVHAGPTRQRELQRILQVERATLSAVVVTLARKQLVEQIPDSVDHRQKLLRLTAMGEALWRKLPDLTRLHSVAFGGIDADDIEVAIRVLRTATERLERRTVKEIL; from the coding sequence GTGGCTGACAAAATGGGTGCGGCTCACCATGACACGGTCGGTGCGTGGGCAAAGCGCTGTTACCTCGCGGCCCGTGCAGCCATGGAGGACTTGTTACGGCCTTACGACCTCGGCGCGACCCAGTGGTATGTGCTGTACCAACTAGTGCACGCCGGACCCACCCGGCAGCGGGAGCTGCAACGCATTCTTCAGGTCGAGCGTGCGACGCTGAGCGCCGTCGTTGTCACTCTGGCGCGCAAGCAACTCGTCGAGCAGATCCCCGACAGCGTCGATCATCGACAAAAACTGCTGCGTCTCACAGCAATGGGTGAAGCGTTGTGGCGCAAGCTGCCCGACCTGACCCGACTGCATTCCGTGGCCTTCGGCGGGATCGACGCTGATGACATCGAGGTCGCTATCCGAGTGTTGCGCACCGCCACCGAGCGACTCGAACGACGAACAGTAAAGGAAATTTTATGA
- the tpx gene encoding thiol peroxidase — protein MAQITLRGNAINTVGELPAVGSKAPAFNLTGVDLGAVTSDQFNGKSVLLNIFPSVDTPVCATSVRKFNERAAASGASVVCVSKDLPFAQKRFCGAEGIENVTTASAFRDSFGEDYGITIADGPMAGLLGRAVVVIGADGNVAYSQLVPEIAEEPDYDAALAALS, from the coding sequence ATGGCACAGATAACCCTGCGTGGAAATGCGATCAACACCGTCGGCGAGCTTCCCGCTGTCGGCTCCAAAGCCCCGGCCTTCAACCTGACCGGCGTCGACCTCGGCGCGGTCACCAGCGATCAATTCAATGGAAAATCGGTGCTGCTCAACATCTTTCCTTCCGTCGACACCCCAGTCTGCGCGACGAGCGTGCGGAAATTCAATGAGCGTGCCGCCGCCAGTGGCGCATCGGTGGTGTGCGTGTCCAAGGATCTGCCGTTCGCGCAGAAGCGGTTCTGCGGCGCGGAGGGTATCGAGAACGTCACCACCGCCTCGGCATTCCGCGACAGTTTCGGCGAGGACTACGGCATCACGATCGCGGACGGACCGATGGCCGGCCTGCTCGGTCGAGCGGTTGTGGTGATCGGCGCCGACGGAAACGTTGCGTACAGCCAGCTGGTGCCCGAGATCGCCGAGGAGCCCGACTACGACGCGGCGCTGGCCGCGTTGAGCTGA
- a CDS encoding nuclear transport factor 2 family protein encodes MGKFSRAEIEQAVARYTTVTDGCSASGDWAPFADLFTEDVIYIEHHYGVFHGREAVRDWIVAVMAPFPHMRFPSDWIAYDEDNDAVVMMIKNLLDHPTDPDGEPFWFPNWTRLVYAGDGLFSSEEDIYNPNRDAPSAVTAWMQAGGQFASTEFLQPNPT; translated from the coding sequence ATGGGCAAGTTCAGCAGGGCCGAAATCGAGCAGGCCGTCGCGCGCTACACAACTGTGACGGACGGGTGCAGCGCCTCCGGCGACTGGGCGCCTTTCGCGGATCTATTCACCGAGGACGTTATCTATATCGAACACCACTACGGGGTCTTTCACGGGCGCGAAGCGGTGCGCGATTGGATCGTTGCCGTCATGGCGCCGTTCCCGCACATGCGATTTCCCAGCGATTGGATCGCGTACGACGAGGACAACGACGCCGTCGTGATGATGATCAAGAACCTGCTCGATCACCCGACCGACCCCGACGGGGAACCGTTTTGGTTCCCCAATTGGACTCGCCTCGTCTACGCCGGCGACGGCCTGTTCTCGAGCGAAGAGGACATCTACAACCCCAACCGCGACGCGCCGAGTGCTGTCACGGCCTGGATGCAGGCCGGTGGGCAGTTCGCGTCGACGGAATTCCTGCAGCCGAACCCGACCTAA
- a CDS encoding GlxA family transcriptional regulator: MVRKVVLVGFPGVQALDVIGPHDVFSGAALLAGGGYDVVVASVGGQPISAGTGLAFVGAPLPDPDGDIDTVVLPGGAGVDAARHDPDLIGWIKAVAGSARRIVTVCTGAFLAAEAGLLDGCRVTTHWAFADRLAREFPIVEVDPEPIFVRSSEGVWTAAGVAAGIDLALSLVEDDHGTEIAQTVARWMVLYLRRPGGQTQFAAPVWIPRAKRPCIREVQEAIEAQPGAAHSIGDLARLATMSPRHFTRLFTEEVGEAPGQYVERVRTEAARRQLEETDDTVVAIAARCGFGTAETMRRNFIRRVGVSPDQYRKTFA, encoded by the coding sequence ATGGTTCGCAAGGTCGTGCTCGTCGGCTTCCCGGGCGTGCAGGCACTGGACGTGATCGGGCCACATGACGTGTTCAGCGGGGCAGCGCTGCTGGCTGGCGGTGGTTATGACGTCGTGGTGGCCTCAGTCGGTGGCCAGCCGATCAGCGCCGGGACCGGCCTGGCATTTGTCGGGGCGCCGCTGCCGGATCCCGACGGGGATATCGACACCGTTGTGCTGCCCGGTGGCGCCGGCGTCGACGCCGCCCGCCACGACCCCGATCTCATCGGGTGGATCAAGGCCGTCGCGGGCAGCGCGCGGCGCATCGTGACCGTCTGCACCGGTGCCTTTCTCGCGGCCGAGGCCGGGCTGCTGGACGGCTGCCGCGTCACCACGCACTGGGCCTTCGCGGACCGGTTGGCCCGCGAGTTCCCCATCGTCGAGGTCGACCCGGAACCGATCTTCGTGCGGAGCTCCGAGGGGGTCTGGACGGCCGCCGGCGTCGCTGCGGGCATCGATCTGGCCCTCTCCTTGGTCGAGGACGACCACGGCACGGAGATCGCGCAGACGGTCGCCCGCTGGATGGTGCTGTACCTGCGCCGGCCCGGCGGGCAGACCCAATTCGCCGCGCCGGTGTGGATTCCCCGCGCCAAGCGGCCCTGCATTCGCGAGGTGCAGGAGGCCATCGAGGCGCAACCGGGCGCTGCGCACAGCATCGGCGATCTGGCGCGACTGGCGACGATGAGTCCGCGTCATTTCACCCGGCTTTTCACCGAGGAGGTCGGCGAGGCGCCCGGCCAGTACGTCGAACGCGTCCGTACCGAAGCGGCGCGCCGCCAACTGGAAGAGACCGACGACACCGTCGTCGCGATCGCGGCCCGCTGCGGATTCGGCACCGCGGAAACCATGCGGCGCAACTTCATTCGCCGCGTGGGCGTTTCGCCGGACCAGTACCGAAAGACGTTTGCCTGA
- a CDS encoding SDR family oxidoreductase, with protein sequence MSVLDLFDLTGKTALVTGASTGIGKKVAEAYLQAGARVVIAARHPDALETVAAELGSTGGAVLPIACDVTQPDQVTRMVERVTAELGGIDIAVCNAGIINLTPLLDMSPEEFHTIQATNVTGVFLTAQAAARAMVTQGRGGSIINTASMSGHIINIPQPAGHYCTSKAAVIHLTKAMAVEFARHNIRVNSISPGYIRTELVEPMAEYHRLWEPKIPLGRIGRPDELTGLYLYLASAASSYMTGSDLVIDGGYTCP encoded by the coding sequence ATGAGCGTGTTGGACTTGTTTGACCTAACCGGCAAGACAGCTCTGGTCACCGGGGCGTCTACCGGCATCGGTAAAAAGGTGGCCGAGGCGTACCTGCAGGCCGGCGCGCGGGTGGTCATCGCCGCGCGGCACCCCGATGCACTGGAAACCGTTGCTGCAGAACTAGGCTCGACGGGCGGCGCGGTTCTGCCGATCGCTTGTGACGTGACCCAGCCGGATCAGGTCACCCGCATGGTGGAGCGGGTGACCGCGGAACTGGGCGGCATCGACATCGCGGTATGCAACGCCGGCATCATCAATCTCACTCCGTTGCTGGACATGTCGCCCGAGGAGTTCCACACCATCCAGGCCACGAACGTCACCGGCGTATTCCTCACCGCGCAGGCGGCCGCACGAGCGATGGTCACCCAAGGCCGCGGTGGGTCCATCATCAATACCGCCTCGATGTCCGGGCACATTATCAACATCCCCCAACCGGCCGGCCACTACTGCACGTCCAAGGCCGCGGTCATTCACCTGACCAAGGCCATGGCCGTCGAATTCGCCCGGCACAACATCCGGGTCAACAGCATCAGCCCCGGCTACATCCGCACCGAACTTGTCGAACCGATGGCGGAGTATCACCGGCTGTGGGAGCCGAAAATTCCGCTCGGACGTATCGGCCGGCCGGACGAACTCACCGGCCTCTATCTCTACCTGGCCAGCGCCGCGTCCAGCTACATGACCGGTTCCGACCTCGTCATCGACGGCGGCTATACCTGTCCGTGA
- a CDS encoding DJ-1/PfpI family protein has product MTQIAIVTYPGFTALDMIGPYEVLRNLPDAEVRFVWHQAGPITADSGVLVVGATHALAETPAPDLVLVPGGPSTPVHARDEVLLDWLRAVHRTARWTASVCSGSVILAAAGLLDGRRATSHWLALPLLKGFGVTAVGDERVVREGDVVTSAGVSAGLDLAFWLAGELAGQGRAKAIQLALEYDPQPPFDSGHLSKASAATKATATALLSRDSAKPANLKATAMLAWDQALTAVRSRGRKRQSKLSSA; this is encoded by the coding sequence ATGACACAGATCGCTATCGTGACCTACCCCGGATTCACCGCCCTGGACATGATCGGCCCGTATGAGGTGCTGCGCAACCTGCCGGACGCCGAGGTGCGATTCGTCTGGCATCAAGCCGGCCCGATCACCGCCGACTCCGGCGTGTTGGTCGTCGGCGCCACCCATGCGCTGGCCGAAACGCCTGCGCCCGACCTAGTGCTGGTGCCTGGCGGGCCCTCGACGCCGGTGCACGCCCGCGACGAGGTGCTGCTGGACTGGTTGCGCGCGGTGCACCGGACCGCGCGCTGGACGGCGTCGGTGTGCTCGGGTTCGGTGATTCTGGCCGCGGCCGGTCTGCTCGACGGGCGGCGTGCGACGTCGCATTGGCTGGCGTTACCCCTGCTCAAGGGATTCGGCGTCACCGCGGTTGGCGACGAGCGGGTGGTGCGTGAGGGCGACGTCGTGACCAGCGCGGGCGTGTCCGCGGGACTCGACCTGGCGTTCTGGTTGGCCGGTGAGCTTGCAGGCCAGGGACGGGCCAAGGCGATCCAGCTCGCGCTCGAATATGACCCGCAGCCGCCGTTCGACTCAGGTCACCTATCGAAGGCCTCGGCCGCCACCAAAGCGACTGCTACCGCGCTGCTTTCCCGCGACAGTGCCAAGCCGGCCAACCTCAAGGCGACGGCGATGCTCGCCTGGGACCAGGCCCTGACGGCGGTTCGCTCCCGCGGACGCAAGCGACAATCGAAACTGTCGTCGGCTTAG
- a CDS encoding AMP-binding protein produces MTIPTGEFPTESRASYDAGPVDTPLLDETIGANLERTALRYPTVEALVDVAGARRWTYAALNADIDRLARALLAVGVQRGDRVGIWSPSCPEWTMLQYATAKVGAILVTVNPAYRTHELSHTLSDSGVRLLVSATTFKTSDYRRMVCQVRSQIPGLSDVVFLGTDDWTRLQLRAEEVTDAELRCRMAALDPRDPVNIQYTSGTTGSPKGATLSHRNILNNGYFVTECIGLRAGDRLCIPVPFYHCFGMVMGNLGCTTHGATMVIPAPGFDPAATLAAIEKERCTALYGVPTMFIAMLSHPTLGARDVSSLRTGIMAGATCPVELMRRCIDELNLSELSIAYGMTETSPVSCQTRIDDDLAHRTTTVGRAHPHVEIKIIDPGSGEVVARGQPGELCTRGYSVMLGYWHDDEKTRQAIDPDGWMHTGDLAVMHDDGYCAIVGRIKDVIIRGGENVYPREIEDFLHTHPDVDAAQVVGVPDPKYGEEVCAWIRMRPGRRPLDADSVQAFCAGNLAHHKIPRYVRVVDEFPMTATGKVRKVEMRDEMVRLLGL; encoded by the coding sequence ATGACCATCCCGACCGGAGAGTTCCCCACTGAATCCCGCGCGTCCTACGACGCGGGTCCCGTCGACACTCCCCTGCTCGACGAGACGATTGGTGCGAACCTCGAACGCACCGCGCTGCGTTACCCCACCGTCGAAGCGCTCGTCGACGTCGCCGGCGCCCGGCGATGGACCTACGCGGCACTCAACGCCGACATTGACCGGCTGGCCCGCGCGCTGCTGGCCGTGGGCGTACAACGCGGCGACCGGGTCGGAATCTGGTCGCCGAGTTGTCCGGAATGGACCATGCTGCAGTACGCCACCGCCAAGGTCGGCGCGATCCTGGTCACGGTCAACCCCGCATATCGCACGCATGAGTTGTCGCACACCCTCAGCGATTCCGGTGTTCGACTGCTGGTGTCGGCGACGACGTTCAAGACATCCGACTACCGGCGGATGGTCTGCCAGGTACGGTCCCAGATTCCCGGCTTGTCCGACGTCGTGTTTTTAGGCACCGATGACTGGACACGATTACAGCTGCGCGCCGAGGAGGTGACCGACGCCGAATTGCGGTGTCGGATGGCAGCCTTGGACCCCCGCGACCCAGTCAACATCCAATACACCTCGGGCACAACCGGTTCCCCCAAAGGGGCCACGCTGTCACACCGCAACATCCTCAATAACGGTTACTTCGTCACCGAATGCATTGGGCTGCGGGCCGGGGATCGCCTCTGCATCCCGGTCCCGTTTTATCACTGCTTCGGCATGGTGATGGGCAATCTGGGCTGCACCACTCACGGTGCCACCATGGTGATTCCGGCGCCCGGATTTGACCCCGCCGCCACGCTAGCGGCGATCGAAAAGGAGCGCTGCACAGCCCTTTACGGCGTGCCGACGATGTTCATCGCGATGCTTAGTCACCCCACCTTGGGTGCGCGAGACGTGTCGTCGCTGCGTACCGGGATCATGGCGGGAGCGACCTGTCCGGTGGAGCTGATGAGGCGCTGCATCGACGAGCTCAACCTGTCGGAGCTGTCGATCGCCTACGGCATGACGGAAACCTCTCCGGTGTCGTGCCAAACCCGGATCGACGACGACCTCGCGCATCGCACCACGACGGTGGGGCGGGCTCACCCGCATGTCGAGATCAAGATCATCGACCCGGGCAGCGGCGAGGTAGTCGCTCGCGGACAGCCGGGCGAACTGTGCACGCGCGGCTACTCGGTGATGCTCGGCTACTGGCACGACGACGAGAAGACCCGCCAGGCAATCGATCCCGACGGCTGGATGCACACCGGAGACCTCGCAGTCATGCACGACGACGGCTATTGCGCGATCGTCGGGCGCATCAAGGACGTCATCATCCGCGGTGGCGAAAATGTGTACCCGCGGGAGATCGAAGATTTTCTGCATACCCATCCCGATGTCGACGCCGCGCAGGTGGTCGGCGTGCCCGACCCCAAGTACGGCGAAGAAGTCTGCGCCTGGATCAGGATGCGGCCGGGGCGCCGGCCCCTGGACGCCGACTCCGTGCAGGCGTTTTGCGCGGGGAACCTCGCGCACCACAAGATTCCCCGCTACGTCCGCGTCGTCGACGAATTCCCGATGACGGCCACCGGCAAGGTGCGCAAAGTCGAGATGCGGGACGAAATGGTGCGGTTGCTGGGCCTGTAA
- a CDS encoding NAD-dependent epimerase/dehydratase family protein, with product MKVLVTGATGLVGARLLPRLAEAGHDCRALVRRPGSVPPDVTEVIGDLCDCESLAAAVRGVEAIVHLAAVFRTADTDLMWKTNLDGTANLIAAAQQHAPGTRLIMASTAHVYNADSTRPGREDDPVDPKQAYPASKLAAENALRSSDLTWTIQRYGFVYGDGDGHLESLPAHAANAGMHPAQRMSLVHHRDIATATRLALTGAWDGRIVNITDEAPTSLYELVEIAGGAMDPSSRALEHPWHLHMNGALARRLGFRPSVRTIHHAIEQKVM from the coding sequence ATGAAGGTCCTGGTGACGGGTGCGACCGGCTTGGTAGGTGCCCGACTGCTGCCCCGTCTCGCCGAAGCCGGCCACGACTGCCGCGCTTTGGTCCGTCGGCCTGGGTCGGTGCCACCTGACGTGACAGAGGTGATCGGAGACCTCTGCGACTGTGAGTCGCTCGCGGCGGCAGTGCGCGGTGTCGAAGCGATCGTCCATCTCGCCGCCGTGTTCCGCACCGCGGACACCGACCTGATGTGGAAGACGAACCTGGATGGGACCGCCAACCTCATCGCGGCAGCGCAGCAGCACGCGCCCGGTACGCGCCTGATCATGGCGAGCACCGCGCACGTCTACAACGCTGACAGCACGCGTCCGGGCCGCGAGGACGACCCCGTCGACCCGAAGCAGGCCTACCCGGCAAGCAAGCTCGCCGCCGAGAACGCCCTGCGCAGCAGCGATCTCACCTGGACGATCCAGCGTTACGGCTTCGTCTACGGCGACGGCGACGGTCACCTGGAGTCGCTGCCCGCACATGCCGCGAACGCCGGGATGCATCCGGCGCAGCGAATGAGCCTCGTTCATCACCGCGACATCGCGACCGCGACCCGTCTCGCACTCACCGGAGCCTGGGACGGCCGCATCGTGAACATCACCGATGAAGCGCCGACGTCACTCTATGAACTCGTCGAGATTGCCGGCGGCGCCATGGATCCATCGTCGCGGGCACTAGAGCATCCTTGGCATCTGCACATGAACGGTGCACTCGCGCGCCGGCTCGGCTTCCGGCCGAGCGTGCGCACCATCCACCACGCGATCGAACAAAAGGTGATGTGA